The following DNA comes from Ooceraea biroi isolate clonal line C1 chromosome 11, Obir_v5.4, whole genome shotgun sequence.
acttaatttcaCTCATTATACATAAATCTATGCATTGTACATTTACTCGATAAATTCgataattcgatatttaatcatccctccctctcttcctctctctcgctctcgcattACGAGAGCCATCGAATACTAACCAGCTGTTAATACAAAAACGGTTAATATTCAGGCCTATTGGCATACGAGGAAAATTTGCAAGCGCGCAGGGAGAAGCTACGTGATCTTGTGCTGAACGAAGAGACGAATCTGACGAGGGAGATCGTGGAGGAGGCGCAACGGGGCAACGACGCTCGGCTCGGGGAGATGCGCGCGAAGACGGAGGAGCTAAGGAAGCGTCGCGACGAGGAACACGAGGCGGTGGTAGCTGCCAAGCGGATGCAGCAGTACCTGACTTCGTGTCCGGATGTCAAGCGGATGCTCTCGAAGAGGGTGGCGATCGACGCGAAGCGGTGCAACGTGGCGCAGATCGCGGAGAACGAAGCAAGGAAGTCGGCGGAGACGGAACTGGACGCTCTGTGGCACAAAGTGATGCTGAAGGAACTCGGGTTAAAGAAACGCGAGGAAGCGGAAGAGACGACAAGGCAGGCCTCGGCACGGCGGAGAACGGTTGCCACCCTGGCGAAGCAGGTAGCGGACAAGCTGACGCTGGAGGACGAGCGAAAACGGATCGAGAGGAACGAGCGCGAGCACCTGGAGCGACTCTGGGAGGACGTGCGCCAGACGGAACGCAGGAACCTCGAGACGGAGCGGCGAAAGCGAGAGAAGCTTAAGAGGGAACTCGAGGAGCAGATCCTGACAGCGAAGCGGTTCctcgccgagcgcgcgcgcgaggaggtTGCGATGAACGAGGCGCTCCGAACGCTCGCCGAGAAGGAAGCAGCCACCGAGAaggctcgcgcgcgagaggacgTCACGGCCCTGCGTGCAGAATTGCTGGCCCATCTCAAGTACCTGGAGGACCTGCGGCAGGAAGAGGCCAGGCGGAATCTGGAGGTAGAAGCCATCGTGCGACAGTCGCACGAGGACGCCGAGGCGAGACGTCGGCTTGCACTACAGAAATTCAAGGAGGCTCGTGAGCGCGAGATGCAGGAAGTCCTGCGCGGCCGGGAGGAGCAGTTAAGGGCGAAACGGGAGGCACAGGAGGAGGAGCGGCGCCTGAAGATCGAGGAGAAGGAAGCTCTCGAGAGGCAGATCGAGATGCACGCCAACTTGGTGGCGATCGAGCAGGAAAAGATCAGACAAAGAACACTGCGTTACAGGCTGGACTTGGAGGAGCAGCGGAAGCGCGTCGAGACGACGAGACGCCGCGAGCTGGAGGAGGACCGACGACAGCAGAGTGCCGAGATGAAGAGGCGCGCGGACGAGTATCAGCGGCTCACGGAGGAGCTGCTGAACGCTTCCGAAAACATCACGCCGCATCCGTTTAAGGTCCTCCTGCAACAATGCGCTGCACGTCAC
Coding sequences within:
- the LOC105282941 gene encoding vicilin-like seed storage protein At2g18540, which codes for MSLIPLSKVQCDLPRTRKYPIDVLGTANISYGHKLRAPETRHIAKYHGSRSIFEGANEQPEKDKREYEQFLKTLEFEKETNRKIKSKHLRQRVQQGLLAYEENLQARREKLRDLVLNEETNLTREIVEEAQRGNDARLGEMRAKTEELRKRRDEEHEAVVAAKRMQQYLTSCPDVKRMLSKRVAIDAKRCNVAQIAENEARKSAETELDALWHKVMLKELGLKKREEAEETTRQASARRRTVATLAKQVADKLTLEDERKRIERNEREHLERLWEDVRQTERRNLETERRKREKLKRELEEQILTAKRFLAERAREEVAMNEALRTLAEKEAATEKARAREDVTALRAELLAHLKYLEDLRQEEARRNLEVEAIVRQSHEDAEARRRLALQKFKEAREREMQEVLRGREEQLRAKREAQEEERRLKIEEKEALERQIEMHANLVAIEQEKIRQRTLRYRLDLEEQRKRVETTRRRELEEDRRQQSAEMKRRADEYQRLTEELLNASENITPHPFKVLLQQCAARHAAEREGRSYCPPALTSA